A part of Paenarthrobacter sp. A20 genomic DNA contains:
- a CDS encoding aldose 1-epimerase family protein, with protein sequence MSTEYTLSAGGYTAVVTAQAAALRVLQFDDRDLVVPFAAGGPIPDYRGIIAAPWPNRIADGGYTFDGAAYHLPINEPERATALHGLTFPLDWTLKESDAGSLTLTCTVGPTPGYPFVLELEARYTLDDTGLHTSVTARNAADVAAPYGVCPHPYLVAGPSPLDEWVLEFSAESFLEVTPDRLLPVGTVPVEGHAFDFRPARAIGSTEIDHAFTDIAFDGGLARLSVRDPAGTGVGMSWDESCPWLQIHTADKPAPVPGRLGLAVEPMTCPPDAFNSGTDLIRLEPGDQHTASWSIYAL encoded by the coding sequence GTGAGCACTGAATACACGCTGAGCGCGGGCGGTTACACGGCCGTTGTCACCGCCCAGGCCGCCGCCTTGCGCGTACTGCAGTTCGACGACCGGGACCTTGTTGTCCCCTTCGCTGCCGGCGGTCCGATCCCGGATTACCGTGGCATCATCGCCGCTCCGTGGCCGAACAGGATCGCCGACGGCGGGTACACCTTCGACGGCGCTGCGTACCACTTGCCGATCAACGAACCTGAGCGGGCCACTGCGTTGCATGGGCTCACCTTCCCGCTCGACTGGACCCTGAAGGAGTCCGACGCCGGTTCGCTCACCTTGACGTGCACCGTGGGCCCGACGCCGGGCTACCCCTTCGTCCTGGAACTTGAGGCGCGGTACACGCTGGACGACACAGGACTGCACACCTCCGTCACGGCCCGGAACGCTGCCGACGTCGCCGCCCCCTATGGCGTGTGCCCCCACCCCTACCTGGTCGCAGGGCCCTCACCGCTGGACGAGTGGGTCCTCGAGTTTTCCGCGGAGTCGTTCCTTGAAGTCACGCCCGACAGGTTGCTGCCCGTCGGCACCGTGCCAGTGGAAGGTCACGCTTTCGACTTCCGCCCAGCGCGGGCCATTGGCAGCACCGAAATCGACCACGCCTTCACGGACATAGCGTTCGACGGCGGGCTGGCGCGGCTTTCCGTGCGGGACCCGGCGGGCACCGGCGTCGGGATGTCATGGGACGAAAGCTGCCCGTGGCTTCAGATCCATACGGCAGACAAACCGGCACCGGTTCCGGGACGGCTTGGCTTGGCCGTGGAACCCATGACCTGCCCGCCGGATGCGTTCAACAGCGGGACGGACCTGATCCGGTTGGAGCCCGGCGACCAACACACGGCGTCGTGGAGCATCTACGCCCTGTAG
- the rhaI gene encoding L-rhamnose isomerase — MNTTESALGRLGELAIEVPSWAYGNSGTRFKVFGTPGTPRTVQEKIADAAKVHELTGLAPTVALHIPWDKVEDYAALREYAAGLGVGLGTINSNTFQDDEYKFGSLTSSNESVRRRAIDHHLECIGIMHATGSKDLKIWLADGTNYPGQDDIRGRQDRLAESLQEIYAGLGDEQRLVLEYKFFEPAFYHTDVPDWGTSYAQTLALGEKAFVCLDTGHHAPGTNIEFIVMQLLRLGKLGSFDFNSRFYADDDLIVGAADPFQLFRIMHEVIRGGGFGKDSGVALMLDQCHNLEEKIPGQIRSVLNVQEMTARALLIDTAALSEAQRAGDVLAANGIFNDAFYTDVRPVLAEWRESRGLPADPMAAYKASGYQKKINEDRAGGQQAGWGA, encoded by the coding sequence ATGAACACCACAGAATCGGCCCTGGGCCGTCTAGGGGAACTGGCCATTGAAGTGCCGTCCTGGGCCTACGGGAATTCCGGGACCCGGTTCAAGGTCTTCGGCACTCCGGGTACACCGCGCACCGTTCAGGAAAAGATCGCCGACGCCGCCAAGGTCCACGAACTCACGGGGCTGGCTCCCACCGTTGCCCTGCACATTCCGTGGGACAAGGTGGAGGACTATGCCGCGCTTCGCGAGTACGCCGCAGGACTGGGCGTTGGGCTGGGCACCATCAACTCCAACACCTTCCAGGACGACGAGTACAAGTTCGGTTCCCTGACATCGTCCAACGAGTCTGTGCGCCGCCGCGCGATCGATCACCACTTGGAATGCATCGGGATTATGCACGCCACCGGTTCCAAGGACCTGAAGATCTGGCTGGCTGATGGCACCAACTACCCGGGCCAGGATGATATCCGCGGCCGCCAGGACCGCCTCGCGGAGTCCCTTCAGGAGATCTACGCGGGTCTCGGCGACGAGCAGCGCCTGGTGCTGGAGTACAAGTTCTTCGAGCCGGCTTTCTATCACACCGATGTTCCGGACTGGGGTACCTCCTACGCCCAGACCCTTGCCCTCGGTGAGAAGGCCTTCGTCTGCCTGGACACCGGCCACCACGCCCCGGGCACCAACATCGAGTTCATCGTCATGCAGCTCCTGCGGCTGGGCAAGCTGGGTTCCTTCGACTTCAACTCCCGCTTCTACGCCGATGACGACCTCATTGTTGGCGCAGCTGATCCGTTCCAGCTGTTCCGCATCATGCACGAAGTCATCCGCGGCGGCGGTTTCGGCAAGGATTCCGGCGTCGCGCTGATGCTGGACCAGTGCCACAACCTCGAAGAGAAGATCCCGGGCCAGATCCGCTCGGTCCTCAACGTCCAGGAAATGACGGCCCGCGCCCTGCTCATCGACACCGCGGCGCTCTCCGAAGCCCAGCGTGCAGGGGATGTCCTGGCCGCCAACGGCATTTTCAACGATGCCTTCTACACCGACGTCCGCCCGGTCCTGGCCGAGTGGCGCGAATCCCGCGGGCTGCCCGCCGACCCGATGGCCGCCTACAAGGCCAGCGGCTACCAGAAGAAGATCAACGAGGACCGCGCAGGCGGCCAGCAAGCCGGATGGGGCGCGTAA
- a CDS encoding bifunctional aldolase/short-chain dehydrogenase encodes MTSKTVEELISRSNRLGADKRNTNFAGGNTSAKGTEKDPVTGQDVELLWVKGSGGDLGTLKAENLAVLRLDRLQALKSVYPGVEREDEMVAAFDYCLHGKGGAAPSIDTAMHGLVDAAHVDHLHPDSGIAIATAVDGEALTSKVFGDKVVWVPWRRPGFQLGLDIAAIKEANPQAIGTILGGHGITAWGATSEEAEANSLWIIDQAENYIKENGKTEPFGAQLPGYAALPEAERKAKAAALAPVIRGLASTDKPQLGHFSDDAVVLEFLESAEHPRLGALGTSCPDHFLRTKVKPLVLDLPADAPLEQAVERLKELHAAYREDYQAYYDRHADENSPALRGADPAIVLIPGVGMFSFGKDKQTARVAGEFYLNAINVMRGAEAISTYAPIEESEKFRIEYWALEEAKLARMPKPKSHATRIALVTGAASGIGKAIATRLASDGACVVIADLNLENAQKVAEELGGSDVAIGVQADVTDEAQIASAIQEAVLAFGGLDLVVNNAGLSISKPLLETTEKDWDLQHNVMAKGSFLVSKAAAKVMIDQGLGGDIIYISSKNSVFAGPNNIAYSATKADQAHQVRLLAAELGEYGVRVNGINPDGVVRGSGIFAGGWGAKRAAVYGVDEQELGKYYAQRTLLKREVLPEHVANAAAVLTSNELSHTTGLHIPVDAGVAAAFLR; translated from the coding sequence ATGACCAGCAAGACTGTTGAAGAGCTCATTTCCCGTTCCAACCGCCTCGGTGCGGACAAGCGGAACACCAACTTCGCCGGCGGCAACACCTCCGCCAAGGGCACCGAGAAGGACCCGGTTACCGGCCAGGACGTCGAGCTCCTCTGGGTCAAAGGCTCCGGCGGCGACCTCGGCACACTGAAAGCTGAGAACCTCGCAGTACTCCGGCTGGACCGGCTGCAGGCACTCAAGTCCGTTTACCCCGGCGTCGAGCGTGAAGACGAAATGGTGGCCGCGTTCGATTACTGCCTCCACGGCAAAGGCGGCGCCGCGCCGTCGATCGATACCGCCATGCACGGCTTGGTGGACGCTGCGCACGTTGACCACCTGCACCCGGACTCGGGCATCGCGATCGCGACGGCGGTTGACGGCGAAGCGCTGACCTCAAAGGTCTTCGGCGACAAGGTTGTCTGGGTTCCGTGGCGTCGGCCCGGTTTCCAGCTCGGCTTGGACATCGCGGCGATCAAGGAAGCCAACCCCCAGGCCATCGGCACCATCCTGGGCGGCCACGGCATCACCGCGTGGGGCGCCACCAGCGAAGAGGCCGAGGCCAACTCGCTCTGGATCATTGACCAGGCCGAGAACTACATCAAGGAAAACGGCAAGACCGAGCCCTTCGGCGCGCAGCTCCCCGGCTACGCCGCGCTTCCCGAGGCTGAGCGCAAAGCCAAGGCAGCCGCCCTCGCACCGGTGATCCGCGGCTTGGCTTCCACGGACAAGCCGCAGCTGGGGCACTTCAGTGATGACGCCGTCGTCCTTGAATTCCTTGAGTCGGCGGAACACCCGCGGCTCGGCGCACTGGGTACGTCCTGCCCGGACCACTTCCTGCGCACCAAGGTCAAGCCGCTGGTCCTGGACCTGCCGGCTGACGCTCCTCTGGAACAAGCAGTGGAACGGTTGAAGGAACTGCACGCCGCCTACCGCGAGGACTACCAGGCGTACTACGACCGCCATGCAGACGAGAACAGCCCGGCCCTGCGCGGCGCGGACCCTGCCATCGTGCTGATCCCGGGCGTGGGCATGTTCTCCTTCGGCAAGGACAAGCAGACCGCACGCGTGGCCGGCGAGTTCTACCTCAACGCCATCAACGTGATGCGCGGCGCCGAGGCCATCTCCACCTACGCCCCCATCGAGGAATCCGAGAAGTTCCGCATCGAGTACTGGGCATTGGAGGAGGCCAAGCTCGCCCGGATGCCCAAGCCCAAGTCCCACGCCACCCGTATCGCACTGGTGACCGGAGCGGCGTCGGGCATTGGCAAGGCGATCGCCACCCGTTTGGCGTCCGACGGCGCGTGCGTCGTCATTGCCGACCTGAACCTTGAGAACGCCCAAAAGGTCGCCGAGGAACTGGGCGGATCCGACGTCGCCATCGGCGTCCAGGCGGACGTGACCGACGAAGCCCAGATCGCCTCCGCCATACAGGAAGCCGTGCTCGCGTTCGGCGGCCTGGACCTGGTGGTCAACAACGCCGGCCTGTCCATCTCCAAGCCGTTGCTGGAAACCACCGAGAAGGACTGGGACCTCCAGCACAACGTCATGGCCAAGGGCTCGTTCCTGGTGTCCAAGGCCGCGGCCAAGGTCATGATCGATCAGGGCCTGGGCGGGGACATCATCTACATCTCCTCCAAGAACTCTGTGTTCGCCGGCCCGAACAACATCGCGTACTCCGCCACCAAGGCTGACCAGGCCCACCAGGTCCGCCTGCTCGCCGCTGAACTGGGCGAATACGGTGTCCGCGTCAACGGCATCAACCCCGACGGCGTGGTCCGCGGCTCCGGCATCTTTGCCGGCGGCTGGGGCGCCAAGCGTGCCGCGGTATACGGCGTGGACGAGCAGGAACTGGGCAAGTACTACGCCCAGCGCACGCTCCTCAAGCGCGAAGTCCTCCCGGAACACGTGGCCAACGCCGCCGCCGTGCTCACCAGCAACGAGCTATCGCACACCACTGGCCTCCACATCCCCGTGGACGCCGGCGTGGCGGCAGCCTTCCTCCGCTAG
- the panD gene encoding aspartate 1-decarboxylase — protein MIRTMFKSKIHRATVTHADLHYVGSVTVDLDLLDAADILPGELVSIVDVTNGARLETYTIAGERGSGVIGINGAAAHMVHVGDTVILITYAEMTTEEARSYEPRVVHVGKDNKILQLGNDPAEGHTPGLMRPPHALSNAAHLS, from the coding sequence ATGATCCGCACAATGTTCAAGTCCAAGATCCACCGCGCAACGGTGACCCACGCCGACCTCCACTACGTCGGTTCGGTCACTGTCGACCTGGACCTCCTGGACGCGGCCGATATCCTTCCCGGCGAACTCGTCTCCATTGTGGACGTCACCAACGGCGCCCGGCTGGAGACCTACACCATCGCCGGCGAGCGCGGTTCCGGCGTGATAGGGATCAACGGAGCGGCTGCCCACATGGTCCATGTTGGCGACACCGTCATCCTCATCACCTACGCGGAGATGACCACCGAGGAGGCCCGGAGCTACGAGCCCAGGGTGGTTCACGTGGGCAAGGACAACAAGATCCTGCAGCTCGGCAACGACCCCGCCGAGGGCCATACCCCCGGGCTCATGCGCCCGCCGCACGCGCTGAGTAACGCAGCGCACCTCAGCTAA
- a CDS encoding EAL domain-containing protein, producing the protein MLFRKVPVWAWLAAAALVNVLLVLMVRVPSWFNREPSRQSLPQLWLLDPLIVMSAVVLLFLLVRAVTKKLPKKRSSEPPRNASEPGSRTMMVTSKEWLWAVDAAGIITHSSPMCQQLTGYTPEELTGSPISLVLDPRDLASVWRPDADNGAESYFDGVTLACRHRDGTRVVMDVSGHTVYDASGLAIGFEGLARPSTATGGTALDAERSLVLGVISSQALVTAFQPLLCIKTGRTLGVEALSRFPDAATTSPEAWFTRAETVGLGIDLELLALRTALHTATKLPGEFSLAVNLSPSACLDQRIQDALAGAAINPDRLSLELTERQEVLDYEQLAAAVAPLRAKGVHLVVDDAGAGFASMRHIMKLDPEVIKVDRSIIKGIDRQASNRALAASMVSFATEIGASVTAEGVETAAELQVITELGMSAAQGYFLGKPSTQPTDWIKWAGLPGS; encoded by the coding sequence ATGTTGTTCAGGAAAGTGCCGGTATGGGCGTGGTTGGCTGCCGCCGCCCTGGTCAACGTGCTCCTGGTACTAATGGTGCGCGTCCCGTCGTGGTTTAACAGGGAACCGAGCAGGCAGTCACTTCCGCAACTGTGGCTGCTTGACCCGCTGATAGTCATGTCGGCAGTAGTACTTCTGTTCTTGCTCGTTCGTGCGGTGACGAAGAAGCTGCCGAAGAAGAGGTCCAGCGAACCACCTCGAAACGCTTCCGAACCAGGCTCCCGGACCATGATGGTGACCAGCAAGGAGTGGCTCTGGGCGGTGGACGCAGCGGGCATCATCACCCACTCCAGTCCAATGTGCCAACAACTGACTGGATATACCCCGGAAGAACTCACGGGAAGCCCCATCAGCCTCGTCCTGGATCCTCGGGACCTTGCCTCGGTGTGGCGTCCCGACGCCGATAACGGTGCCGAATCGTACTTCGACGGCGTGACGTTGGCTTGCAGGCACCGGGACGGCACCCGGGTTGTCATGGACGTCAGCGGGCACACGGTCTATGACGCTTCGGGCTTGGCGATCGGATTCGAAGGCCTGGCCCGTCCGAGCACCGCAACCGGCGGCACAGCTCTGGACGCTGAACGCTCCCTTGTCCTGGGCGTCATATCCTCGCAGGCCCTTGTCACCGCTTTTCAACCACTTCTGTGCATCAAGACCGGGCGGACCTTGGGGGTCGAGGCACTATCCCGCTTTCCTGATGCGGCCACGACGTCCCCCGAAGCCTGGTTCACCAGAGCTGAAACCGTGGGGCTGGGAATAGACCTGGAACTGTTGGCCCTGAGAACAGCCCTTCACACCGCCACCAAATTGCCCGGCGAGTTCAGCTTGGCCGTTAATTTGTCTCCCAGCGCCTGCCTCGACCAGCGGATCCAGGACGCACTTGCTGGCGCAGCGATCAACCCGGACAGGCTCAGTTTGGAGCTCACTGAGCGGCAGGAAGTGCTCGACTACGAGCAACTGGCCGCAGCCGTGGCACCACTGCGCGCCAAGGGCGTCCACCTGGTGGTCGATGATGCCGGCGCCGGGTTCGCCTCCATGAGGCACATCATGAAGCTTGACCCGGAAGTGATCAAAGTGGACCGCAGCATCATCAAAGGGATTGATCGCCAAGCATCCAACCGTGCCCTCGCTGCTTCCATGGTCAGCTTTGCCACGGAGATCGGCGCATCGGTGACAGCCGAAGGCGTGGAGACAGCGGCGGAGCTTCAGGTCATTACGGAATTGGGCATGTCGGCGGCTCAAGGCTACTTCCTGGGCAAACCTTCCACGCAACCGACGGATTGGATCAAATGGGCGGGGCTGCCTGGAAGCTGA
- a CDS encoding rhamnulokinase family protein: MTNGTIASTVPAHAGAVSAPAGRNAVFAAIDIGASSGRVMLGRVSSVSGVSLETIHRFPNGVVELDGGLHWDFDALFAEVLKGLAAAASVAATNGERIVSIGIDTWAVDYGLVNDAGDLTSVPFSYRDERSRATVQRVHAAIPPERLYATTGLQFLQFNTLYQLAAEPTLDGLQALLIPDLIAFLLTGERRTEATNASTTGLFDAVAGEWAVEFLDALGLPRNLFPPLIQPGETVGTLLPAILELTGLPADTTVVAVGSHDTASAVAAVPAEDQDFAYISSGTWSLVGVELPRPVLSEASRQANFTNERGVDGTVRYLRNVGGLWLLSECQRAWAAEGYTQALTALLDSAAALPAGGPQINADDPSFTAPDNMPDRIRSAVRNTGAVLPDRPAAVVRCIMDSLAAGYARTLADAERLTGRATGVVHIVGGGSQNRLLCQLTADATGKPVIAGPVEATAQGNVLVQARAAGVVSGGLAELRELVAAGTDLVRYQSSRELVPQESGMS, encoded by the coding sequence GTGACCAACGGAACCATCGCGAGCACCGTCCCGGCACACGCCGGGGCGGTGTCCGCTCCCGCGGGCCGCAACGCCGTGTTCGCCGCCATCGACATCGGGGCCTCCTCCGGCCGCGTCATGCTGGGCCGCGTCTCCTCGGTATCCGGTGTGTCGCTCGAGACCATCCACCGCTTCCCCAACGGGGTGGTGGAGCTCGACGGCGGCCTCCACTGGGACTTCGACGCCCTCTTCGCCGAGGTACTCAAGGGTTTGGCTGCGGCAGCTTCCGTGGCGGCCACGAACGGCGAGCGCATCGTCAGCATCGGCATCGACACGTGGGCCGTGGACTACGGCCTGGTGAACGACGCCGGCGACCTCACCTCGGTACCGTTCAGCTACCGGGACGAGCGCAGCCGGGCGACGGTGCAGCGCGTGCATGCAGCAATTCCCCCGGAGAGGCTGTATGCCACCACCGGCCTGCAGTTTTTGCAGTTCAACACCCTCTACCAGCTCGCAGCGGAGCCCACCCTGGACGGGCTGCAGGCCCTCCTGATCCCGGACCTGATCGCGTTCCTGCTGACGGGTGAACGCCGGACCGAGGCCACGAACGCCTCCACTACCGGGCTGTTCGACGCTGTTGCCGGTGAATGGGCCGTCGAGTTCCTTGATGCCCTCGGCTTGCCCCGGAACCTTTTCCCGCCGCTCATCCAGCCCGGCGAAACCGTCGGAACGCTGCTGCCGGCAATCCTTGAACTGACGGGCCTCCCGGCGGACACCACCGTGGTTGCCGTGGGTTCGCACGACACCGCATCAGCCGTTGCCGCAGTCCCAGCAGAGGACCAGGATTTCGCGTATATCTCCTCCGGCACCTGGTCCTTGGTAGGCGTGGAACTCCCCCGCCCCGTGCTCAGCGAAGCGAGCCGACAGGCCAACTTCACCAACGAACGCGGCGTGGACGGAACCGTCCGGTACCTCCGCAATGTCGGTGGCCTCTGGTTGCTCAGCGAATGCCAACGTGCGTGGGCCGCTGAAGGCTACACGCAAGCACTCACGGCACTGCTCGACTCGGCGGCAGCACTTCCTGCCGGCGGACCTCAGATCAACGCCGACGACCCCAGCTTCACGGCACCGGACAACATGCCGGACCGGATCCGCTCAGCCGTGCGCAACACTGGCGCGGTGCTCCCGGACCGGCCCGCCGCCGTCGTGCGTTGCATCATGGACAGCCTCGCGGCCGGGTATGCACGGACCTTGGCCGATGCCGAGCGGCTCACCGGCCGCGCTACCGGCGTAGTGCACATTGTCGGTGGCGGTTCGCAGAACCGGCTCCTGTGCCAGCTCACCGCCGATGCCACTGGCAAACCCGTGATCGCCGGACCCGTTGAGGCGACAGCCCAGGGCAATGTCCTGGTCCAGGCACGGGCCGCTGGAGTGGTGAGCGGAGGGCTGGCTGAGCTGCGTGAACTCGTGGCTGCAGGAACGGATCTGGTGCGGTACCAGAGCTCCAGGGAACTGGTGCCACAGGAGTCCGGCATGTCCTAG
- a CDS encoding LacI family DNA-binding transcriptional regulator, giving the protein MSQTASIKDVATHAQVAVGTVSNVLNYPDRVSQRTKERVLKSIAELGFVRNDAARQLRAGQSRTIGLIVLDVGNPFFSSVARAAEDAATALGSVVLVGDSGQDASREAHYMDLFQEQRVQGLLISPVGDVGERIDTLRERGVPTVLVDELADTERCSSVSVDDQEGGYLAAKHLLDTGRRRLAFVGTPSIRQVASRLKGAQRAVAEVPGASVEVLDSAGQTVLAGRQVGNGLVERTPDERPEAVFCSNDLLALGVMQSLTMLRTVRIPEDIALIGYDDIDFAVSAVVPLSSIRQPTEALGRTAIELLAEEQDSGGTKHRSVVFTPELVVRQSTAGAGS; this is encoded by the coding sequence ATGTCCCAGACAGCCAGCATCAAAGACGTTGCCACCCACGCCCAAGTAGCAGTGGGAACTGTTTCCAACGTGCTGAACTATCCGGATCGGGTCTCGCAGAGGACCAAGGAACGCGTCCTGAAATCCATCGCCGAACTCGGCTTCGTGCGCAACGACGCCGCCCGCCAGCTCCGCGCCGGCCAAAGCAGGACGATCGGCCTGATCGTGTTGGACGTCGGAAACCCCTTCTTCTCCTCAGTAGCGCGTGCCGCGGAGGATGCTGCCACCGCCCTGGGAAGTGTCGTGCTGGTGGGGGACAGCGGCCAGGACGCTTCCCGCGAAGCCCATTACATGGACCTGTTCCAGGAGCAGCGGGTCCAAGGCCTGCTGATCTCTCCGGTGGGTGATGTGGGGGAACGGATCGACACCCTCCGCGAACGCGGCGTGCCCACGGTCCTGGTGGACGAACTTGCAGACACCGAGCGTTGCAGCTCAGTCTCCGTGGATGACCAGGAAGGCGGCTATTTGGCCGCCAAGCACCTGCTGGACACGGGCCGCCGTCGTCTGGCTTTTGTTGGAACGCCGTCCATCCGCCAGGTGGCCAGCCGACTCAAGGGCGCGCAGCGTGCCGTGGCCGAGGTGCCGGGGGCGAGTGTCGAGGTTCTGGACTCCGCCGGGCAGACGGTCCTTGCAGGCCGGCAAGTCGGTAACGGCCTGGTGGAGCGCACTCCCGACGAACGGCCCGAAGCCGTCTTCTGCTCCAACGACCTCCTGGCCCTCGGAGTCATGCAGTCGCTGACCATGCTGCGGACCGTCCGGATTCCCGAGGACATCGCCCTGATTGGCTATGACGACATCGACTTCGCTGTCTCCGCCGTGGTGCCGTTGTCCTCCATTCGCCAGCCCACCGAGGCTCTTGGCCGGACGGCCATCGAGTTGCTCGCGGAGGAGCAGGACAGCGGCGGAACCAAGCACCGGTCTGTGGTGTTCACTCCCGAGCTGGTGGTCCGCCAAAGCACTGCGGGCGCTGGCAGTTAA
- a CDS encoding L-rhamnose mutarotase, with amino-acid sequence MRVCFRSSVQPELMAEYKQRHAAVWPEMLSALKNAGWNNYSLFLAPDGQLIGYLECDDYEAAQARMAVTEVNARWQADMAALFANSDVPPDQGFEIVEEVFNLEDQLAAAGLVTDATGPTHIDKDSAHEYQKEQA; translated from the coding sequence ATGAGGGTTTGTTTCCGCTCTTCAGTCCAGCCGGAACTGATGGCCGAGTACAAGCAGCGCCACGCCGCCGTATGGCCGGAGATGCTGTCCGCGCTGAAGAACGCCGGGTGGAACAACTATTCCCTGTTCCTCGCTCCCGACGGCCAATTGATCGGTTACCTGGAGTGCGACGACTACGAGGCAGCCCAGGCCCGCATGGCAGTCACAGAGGTCAACGCACGCTGGCAGGCCGACATGGCCGCCCTCTTCGCGAACAGCGACGTCCCCCCGGACCAAGGCTTTGAGATCGTCGAGGAAGTTTTCAACCTTGAGGACCAGCTCGCAGCTGCCGGCCTCGTCACAGACGCCACCGGCCCCACACACATAGACAAAGACTCCGCCCACGAATACCAGAAGGAACAAGCATGA